Proteins encoded within one genomic window of Brassica rapa cultivar Chiifu-401-42 chromosome A09, CAAS_Brap_v3.01, whole genome shotgun sequence:
- the LOC103847983 gene encoding gibberellin-regulated protein 7 isoform X1: MKIILSIFFVASFLLITSSLASATISGGGGGAVAPAPEIKDGAELEKWCGGKCEVRCEEAGMKDRCLKYCGICCKECKCVPSGTYGNKHECACYRDKLSSKKTPKCP; this comes from the exons ATGAagataatcctctccatattcTTTGTTGCCTCATTTCTTCTAATCACTTCATCTCTTGCTTCGGCTACTATCTCAG gtggtggtggtggtgcggTAGCTCCAGCGCCGGAAATCAAAGATGGAGCAGAGTTAGAGAAATGGTGTGGAGGGAAGTGTGAAGTGAGATGCGAAGAAGCAGGGATGAAGGATAGATGTTTGAAGTATTGTGGGATATGCTGCAAAGAGTGTAAGTGTGTTCCTTCAGGAACTTACGGGAACAAGCATGAGTGTGCTTGCTATCGTGACAAGCTTAGCAGCAAAAAGACTCCCAAGTGTCCTTGA
- the LOC103847983 gene encoding gibberellin-regulated protein 7 isoform X2 — protein sequence MKIILSIFFVASFLLITSSLASATISGGGGAVAPAPEIKDGAELEKWCGGKCEVRCEEAGMKDRCLKYCGICCKECKCVPSGTYGNKHECACYRDKLSSKKTPKCP from the exons ATGAagataatcctctccatattcTTTGTTGCCTCATTTCTTCTAATCACTTCATCTCTTGCTTCGGCTACTATCTCAG gtggtggtggtgcggTAGCTCCAGCGCCGGAAATCAAAGATGGAGCAGAGTTAGAGAAATGGTGTGGAGGGAAGTGTGAAGTGAGATGCGAAGAAGCAGGGATGAAGGATAGATGTTTGAAGTATTGTGGGATATGCTGCAAAGAGTGTAAGTGTGTTCCTTCAGGAACTTACGGGAACAAGCATGAGTGTGCTTGCTATCGTGACAAGCTTAGCAGCAAAAAGACTCCCAAGTGTCCTTGA
- the LOC103847984 gene encoding uncharacterized protein LOC103847984 translates to MSVYSSVLSRSGLLCGQQLLKIRTRKRGIRIRVSSAQRKRKKKKTNLRTNIAIKLPSSMATTTTTISCFSLSLPRVTIRNKPTNPSSPFLFRSNSRFRPLTLSASASTSPNSFSDDGFSLDDFTLHSDSRSPKKCLIADVIQEIEPLDVSVIQKDVPLTTLDAMKRTISGMLGLLPSDRFQVHIESLWEPLSKLLVSSMMTGYTLRNAEYRLFLEKNLDMDDEDLESHSTVKGTDREPDDVCVENNGSSTMDGKTQSLSEMIDKEGLGRVSSEAQEYIFRLQSQLSSVKKELQEVRRKNAALQMQQFVGEEKNDLLDYLRSLQPEKVAELSEPAAPEVKETIHSVVHGLLATLSPKMHSKLPTSEAPPTETVNAKGDEDCAELVENTSLHFQPLISLTRDYLARLLFWCMLLGHYLRGLEYRMELMEVLNLTCDANGSENVA, encoded by the exons ATGAGTGTGTATTCATCGGTTTTGTCACGTTCCGGTTTGTTATGTGGCCAACAATTACTCAAAATCAGAACTCGCAAAAGGGGAATTAGAATTAGGGTTTCATCAGctcagaggaagaggaagaagaagaagacgaatcTTCGTACAAACATCGCCATCAAGCTTCCTTCTTCGATggcgacgacgacgacgacgatcTCTTGCTTCTCCCTTTCTCTTCCTCGAGTCACCATCCGTAACAAACCCACAAACCCTTCCTCTCCGTTCCTCTTCCGATCCAACTCGAGATTCCGACCCCTCACTCTCTCCGCCTCCGCCTCAACTTCTCCCAACAGTTTCAGCGACGATGGCTTCTCCCTCGACGACTTCACACTCCATTCCGATTCTCGATCACCCAag AAGTGCTTAATTGCAGATGTGATCCAAGAGATTGAACCGTTAGATGTGAGTGTGATTCAGAAAGATGTTCCACTCACTACTTTGGACGCTATGAAGAGAACAATCTCGGGAATGTTGGGTCTCCTCCCTTCTGATAGGTTTCAAGTCCACATCGAATCTCTTTGGGAGCCTTTGTCTAAGCTTCTGGTCTCTTCCATGATGACtgg GTATACATTGAGGAACGCTGAGTATCGgctttttcttgaaaaaaaccTGGACATGGATGATGAGGACCTGGAAAGCCACAGTACCGTGAAAGGGACTGATAGGGAACCGGATGACGTTTGTGTTGAAAACAATGGTTCGTCCACAATGGATGGTAAAACGCAGAGCCTCTCTGAAATGATTGATAAAGAAGGTCTTGGCAGAGTTTCCTCTGAAGCTCAAGAATATATCTTCCGTTTGCAGTCACAGTTGTCTTCTGTTAAAAAG GAATTACAAGAAGTGAGGCGAAAAAACGCTGCCCTTCAAATGCAGCAGTTTGTTGGTGAAGAGAAGAATGATTTGTTAGACTATTTAAGATCGCTGCAACCTGAGAAG GTAGCTGAGTTGTCAGAACCCGCGGCTCCTGAGGTGAAAGAGACAATCCACTCTGTTGTTCACGGTCTTCTCGCAACCCTATCACCGAAAATGCACTCTAAATTGCCAACGTCAGAAGCTCCACCTACTGAAACTGTGAATGCAAAAGGCGATGAAGATTGCGCTGAACTTGTAGAGAACACTTCGCTTCATTTTCAGCCTCTGATCTCACTAACTCGAGACTACCTTGCTCGTCTTCTCTTCTG GTGCATGCTGTTAGGACACTATCTCAGAGGTTTGGAATATCGAATGGAACTAATGGAGGTTCTAAATTTGACATGCGATGCTAATGGGTCTGAAAACGTTGCTTGA
- the LOC103847985 gene encoding probable indole-3-acetic acid-amido synthetase GH3.1 yields MAVDSSLSSPLGPPACEKDAKALRFIEEMTRNADTVQENLLAEILRRNAETEYLRRFNLGGATDRDTFKSKLPIITYEDLQPEIQRIADGDRSPILSAHPISEFLTSSGTSAGERKLMPTIQEELDRRQLLYSLLMPVMNLYVPGLDKGKGLYFLFVKSETKTPGGLPARPVLTSYYKSDKFRSRPYDPYNVYTSPNEAILCPDSFQSMYSQMLCGLLDRLSVLRVGAVFASGLLRAIRFLQLHWSRLAYDIETGSLDSEITDPSIRQCMSDILKPDQHLAEFIRQECQTENWEGIITRIWPNTKYLDVIVTGAMAQYIPTLEYYSGGLPMACTMYASSECYFGLNLNPMSKPSEVSYTIMPNMAYFEFIPLGGSKAVELVDVKIGKEYELVVTTYAGLCRYRVGDILRVTGFHNSAPQFHFVRRKNVLLSIDSDKTDESELQKAVENASKLLLKECGTRVAEYTSYADTSTIPGHYVLYWELLVREGERQPSHDTLTRCCLEMEESLNSVYRQCRVADNSVGPLEIRVVRNGTFEELMDYAISRGASINQYKVPRCVNFTPIVELLDSRVVSAHFSPALPHWTPERRRR; encoded by the exons ATGGCCGTAGACTCTAGCCTCTCGTCGCCATTGGGACCTCCAGCGTGTGAAAAAGACGCGAAAGCCCTCCGTTTCATCGAGGAAATGACTCGAAATGCAGATACGGTTCAAGAAAACCTCCTAGCGGAGATTCTGAGACGCAACGCTGAGACGGAGTACCTCCGTCGCTTCAACCTTGGAGGTGCCACAGACCGTGATACCTTTAAATCAAAGCTTCCAATCATTACCTACGAAGATCTCCAGCCCGAGATCCAACGTATTGCTGACGGAGACCGATCTCCCATCTTATCCGCCCATCCCATCTCCGAGTTCCTCACCAGCTCCGGAACCTCAGCCGGAGAGAGGAAACTCATGCCTACCATTCAAGAAGAGCTCGACCGTCGCCAGCTTCTTTATAGTCTCCTCATGCCCGTCATGAATTT GTATGTGCCAGGACTAGATAAAGGAAAGGGATTGTACTTCCTGTTCGTTAAGTCGGAAACAAAGACACCGGGTGGGCTACCGGCTCGACCAGTCTTAACCAGCTACTACAAGAGTGATAAATTCAGGTCCCGACCATACGACCCGTACAACGTGTACACTAGTCCAAACGAAGCCATTCTCTGTCCCGACTCCTTCCAGAGCATGTACTCTCAGATGCTATGCGGCCTCCTTGACCGCCTCTCTGTCCTCCGTGTGGGCGCTGTTTTTGCCTCTGGTCTCCTCCGTGCCATCCGATTCCTCCAGCTTCACTGGTCTCGCTTGGCCTACGACATTGAGACAGGTTCCCTCGACTCTGAGATAACCGACCCGTCTATAAGGCAGTGCATGTCTGATATTCTCAAACCCGACCAGCACCTGGCGGAGTTCATCCGCCAGGAGTGCCAGACGGAAAATTGGGAAGGAATCATCACCCGGATTTGGCCCAACACTAAGTACCTTGATGTCATCGTAACTGGAGCCATGGCTCAATATATCCCAACATTGGAATATTATAGCGGCGGCCTCCCCATGGCTTGCACTATGTACGCTTCCTCCGAGTGCTACTTTGGTTTAAACCTTAACCCGATGAGCAAACCATCTGAAGTTTCGTACACCATTATGCCCAACATGGCCTACTTCGAGTTTATCCCTCTTGGCGGCTCCAAGGCCGTTGAACTTGTTGATGTAAAGATTGGCAAAGAGTACGAACTCGTTGTCACGACCTATGCCGGTCTATGTCGATACCGAGTTGGCGACATCCTCAGAGTCACTGGCTTCCACAACTCAGCACCTCAGTTTCATTTCGTGAGGAGGAAGAACGTCCTCCTCAGCATCGACTCCGACAAGACTGACGAGTCTGAGCTTCAGAAAGCGGTGGAGAACGCATCAAAGCTGCTTCTCAAAGAGTGCGGCACCCGCGTCGCGGAGTACACTAGCTACGCAGATACAAGCACGATCCCGGGCCACTACGTCTTGTACTGGGAGTTGTTAGTGAGGGAGGGAGAGAGGCAACCAAGTCATGATACTCTGACTCGGTGCTGCCTCGAGATGGAAGAGTCGTTGAACTCGGTTTACCGGCAATGCCGAGTCGCTGATAACTCGGTTGGACCGTTGGAGATTAGGGTGGTGAGAAACGGGACGTTCGAGGAGTTGATGGACTACGCCATCTCAAGAGGTGCGTCAATTAACCAGTACAAGGTACCGAGGTGCGTGAACTTCACACCTATAGTGGAGCTACTTGATTCTAGGGTTGTGTCGGCACATTTTAGCCCAGCTTTACCGCATTGGACGccggagaggaggaggagataa
- the LOC103847987 gene encoding protein unc-50 homolog, whose protein sequence is MLPTTSRSRSSPSSSRANPMFLQYFRRIVKWQQMDVEYTFWQMLNLCTSPKVVYQHTKYHKQTKNQWARDDPAFIVICSLLLIVATLAYCATYDHSGSHAVVVVVSVFLTHFLITGAVIATCCWFLTNSYLREEAPNSHVVEQRVEWLYTFDVHCNSFFPMFVLLYVVHYFLSPLLITHGFIALLLSNLLFMVGASYYHYLNFLGYDVLPFLERTTFFLYPIGIVIVLSPILILSGFNPSRYFMNMYFSQRL, encoded by the exons ATGTTGCCCACAACTTCCAGATCTCGCTCTTCGCCTTCTTCATCCCGAGCCAACCCAATGTTCCTTCAGTATTTTCGCCGTATCGTCAAG TGGCAGCAAATGGATGTTGAATACACTTTCTGGCAAATGCTTAACCTTTGTACTTCCCCCAAAGTTGT CTATCAACACACCAAGTATCACAAAC AAACGAAAAACCAATGGGCACGTGATGACCCTGCTTTTATTGTGATCTGTAGCCTGCTTCTTATTGTTGCAACTTTAGCCTACTGTGCCAC GTATGACCATAGTGGCTCTCATGCCGTCGTCGTGGTTGTATCGGTGTTCCTCACCCATTTCTTAATCACTGGAGCAGTTATAGCTACATGCTGTTG GTTTCTGACGAACTCTTACCTTCGCGAGGAGGCTCCTAACAGTCATGTGGTGGAACAACGCGTTGAATG GCTGTATACGTTTGATGTTCACTGCAACTCGTTCTTTCCAATGTTTGTGCTGCTCTACG TCGTTCATTATTTCTTATCACCACTCCTGATAACTCATGGATTCATCGCTCTACTACTTTCGAATCTGCTTTTCATGGTCGGGGCTTCGTATTACCATTATCTTAACTTCCTAGGATATGACG TGCTTCCATTTTTGGAACGAACAACATTCTTCCTCTACCCAATTGGGATCGTGATTGTCCTGTCCCCTATTT TGATCTTAAGTGGATTCAACCCCTCAAGATATTTCATGAACATGTACTTCAGCCAAagattataa
- the LOC103847988 gene encoding protein TIC 21, chloroplastic, with protein sequence MPSLHFPTASSSGVSAVALRPGFHHRLPARLSPSFNPLRLAPNPLISPKRRATTISSYQSPSSPLLHGFQIKGSKTSLAPFTVASSYPTSPGSVSGDSEVDKAKLAQVAKRLEKTSRYFKRLGSIGFWGQLVSTLVAAVILSFSVAVTGKPTSPATFYATASGIAAGFVSVFWSFGYIRLSERLRRTAADPAKAPPRADVVKGLRSGIMVNLVGMGAAILGMQATVGFLVAKALTTSASPFYQGVSQGYSPVLALDVFLVQASANTLLSHFLGLVCSLELLRSVTVPSSESIAVPKVA encoded by the exons ATGCCGTCACTACACTTCCCGACGGCGAGCTCCTCCGGCGTATCCGCCGTCGCTCTGCGACCAGGTTTCCACCACCGCCTCCCAGCTCGCCTCTCCCCCTCGTTTAATCCCCTCCGCTTGGCTCCAAACCCGCTCATTTCGCCGAAGAGGAGAGCGACAACAATCTCTTCATACCAATCGCCTTCGTCTCCGCTTCTCCATGGTTTCCAAATCAAAGGATCTAAGACTAGCCTCGCACCATTCACAGTGGCATCTTCATATCCAACGTCCCCTGGTTCCGTTTCCGGTGATAGTGAGGTCGACAAGGCAAAGCTCGCTCAG GTggcaaagagattagagaagactTCAAGGTACTTCAAGAGGCTGGGGAGTATTGGTTTCTGGGGGCAGCTGGTCTCAACTCTTGTGGCGGCTGTCATTCTATCCTTCTCCGTCGCTGTGACTGGCAAACCCACTTCACCTGCTACTTTCTACGCCACGGCAAGTGGGATCGCTGCTGGTTTCGTCTCCGTCTTCTGGTCCTTTGGCTATATTCGTCTCTCTGAGAGGCTCCGTCGAACTGCCGCTGACCCTGCCAAG GCGCCTCCTCGTGCTGATGTTGTGAAAGGGTTGAGAAGTGGGATAATGGTAAATCTTGTTGGAATGGGAGCAGCGATTCTCGGGATGCAAGCAACTGTTGGGTTTTTGGTTGCAAAGGCTTTGACGACTTCGGCAAGCCCTTTCTACCAAGGAGTTTCTCAAGGATACAGTCCCGTTCTTGCTCTTGATGTCTTCCTCGTTCAG GCATCGGCAAACACCTTGCTTTCTCATTTCCTAGGCCTTGTTTGTTCGTTAGAGCTGTTGCGGTCCGTCACAGTGCCTTCCTCGGAATCTATCGCAGTTCCCAAAGTTGCATGA
- the LOC103847989 gene encoding receptor protein kinase-like protein At4g34220 produces MTSHRRNLSNHFIFHLLLLLLPTLLQALNTDGVLLLSFKYTITSDPLSVLRNWNYDDETPCSWTGVTCTELGSPNTPDMSRVTTLALPNKQLLGSVSPSLFSIPNLRILDLSNNFFHGSLPDSLSNATQLRVLSLGNNNVSGQLPESITSVATLQLLNLSANAFTGKIPQDLPLLKNLTVLDLSSNHLDGSLPQDLQGTSLHYLNLSHNQISGDISPTFAQKVPPTIILDISFNNLTGPIPSTPPMLNQRAESFLGNLGLCGQPLKTPCSIPSTLSDPQNISDTTSPAIAVMPRSSSPPTNPSPDSPPNQSKLKPTTIVGITVADIAGLAIIAMIILYVYQLRKRRSYQEYSTFKVLKDCLEKNDTLSIKKELKQSVFALEVTKSPAAKPRWSSCLTGRYDETSSESDVENQKTVEALKRSGETQLVTVDGETKLELETLLKASAYVLGTSRGGIVYKAVLENGAAFAVRRIGAESCTAVKLKEFEREVQGIAKLRHPNLVRVRGFVWGREEKLLISDYVPNGSLHCSSIYSKSGSSSTSSPNPLSFKARVKIARGIARGIAYIHDKKHVHGNIKPNNILFDSEFEPIITDTGLDRLMTPAHSLIAGPASGSHHHPPEWSTSEKPNPRWDVYSFGVIFLELLMGRVFLVDRDFVRESEVDEKTWFLRLVDGTINSDLAYHEDEVVACFRLTYGCVSSLPQKRPSMKEVVQVLEKISV; encoded by the exons ATGACTTCCCACAGAAGGAACCTCTCCAATCATTTCAtcttccatcttcttcttcttctcctccctACCCTACTCCAAGCTCTTAACACCGATGGTGTCCTCTTGCTCTCATTCAAATACACCATCACCAGTGACCCTCTCTCCGTTCTACGAAACTGGAACTACGACGACGAAACACCATGCTCCTGGACAGGTGTTACCTGTACAGAGCTTGGGAGTCCAAACACTCCAGACATGTCTAGAGTCACAACCTTGGCACTTCCCAACAAACAGCTTCTGGGTTCTGTCTCTCCAAGCTTGTTTTCAATCCCAAATCTAAGAATCTTGGACCTCTCCAACAATTTCTTCCACGGGTCACTCCCGGATTCACTCTCCAACGCTACTCAGCTTCGTGTTCTGTCCCTCGGTAACAACAACGTTTCCGGTCAATTGCCTGAGAGCATCACCAGCGTGGCGACTCTCCAGCTCCTGAATCTCTCAGCTAACGCCTTCACCGGAAAAATCCCTCAAGATCTCCCACTTCTCAAGAACTTGACAGTTCTTGATCTTTCCTCGAATCATCTAGACGGATCTCTTCCTCAGGATTTACAAGGAACAAGTCTCCATTACCTCAACTTATCACACAATCAAATATCCGGAGACATTTCTCCAACGTTCGCTCAGAAAGTTCCACCGACCATCATTCTCGATATCTCATTCAACAATCTTACAGGACCAATCCCAAGTACCCCACCGATGCTTAACCAAAGGGCAGAGTCTTTTCTCGGTAATCTAGGCTTGTGTGGTCAGCCGTTGAAGACCCCTTGTTCAATCCCTTCCACACTTTCGGACCCACAAAACATCTCCGACACAACTTCACCAGCAATAGCGGTCATGCCGAGGTCTTCCTCGCCTCCAACAAACCCTTCACCAGATTCACCACCAAACCAAAGCAAACTAAAACCAACCACAATCGTAGGAATCACAGTTGCTGATATCGCCGGTCTAGCCATCATAGCCATGATCATCCTCTACGTATACCAGCTGAGGAAACGCAGAAGCTACCAGGAGTACAGCACTTTCAAAGTCTTGAAAGACTGTCTGGAGAAAAACGACACTTTATCCATAAAGAAAGAACTGAAACAGAGTGTTTTCGCCTTGGAGGTCACGAAATCTCCAGCTGCTAAACCGAGGTGGAGCTCGTGCCTAACCGGAAGGTACGACGAGACGTCCTCGGAGAGCGACGTAGAGAACCAGAAAACAGTTGAGGCGTTGAAACGCAGCGGTGAAACTCAACTAGTGACCGTCGACGGAGAGACGAAGCTGGAGCTGGAGACTCTACTGAAGGCGTCGGCTTACGTGTTGGGCACGAGCAGAGGAGGCATTGTGTATAAAGCGGTGTTGGAGAACGGCGCGGCGTTTGCGGTGCGGCGGATCGGAGCGGAGAGCTGCACGGCGGTGAAGTTGAAGGAGTTCGAGAGAGAGGTTCAGGGTATCGCTAAGCTTCGACACCCGAATCTCGTTAGGGTTAGGGGGTTTGTTTGGGGGAGAGAAGAGAAGCTTCTCATCTCTGACTACGTCCCAAATGGAAGCTTGCATTGCTCATCCATCTACT CAAAATCAGGGTCGTCTTCTACATCTTCGCCAAACCCTCTCTCGTTCAAGGCACGGGTCAAGATAGCAAGAGGCATAGCTCGAGGAATCGCCTACATCCATGACAAGAAGCACGTGCATGGCAACATCAAACCCAATAACATCCTCTTTGACTCTGAGTTTGAGCCAATTATTACAGATACAGGCCTCGACCGTTTAATGACTCCAGCCCATTCACTCATCGCTGGCCCAGCATCAGGCTCACATCACCATCCACCAGAATGGTCTACAAGCGAGAAACCAAACCCCAGATGGGACGTTTATTCTTTTGGTGTTATCTTTCTGGAGCTTCTCATGGGTCGAGTTTTCTTGGTCGATCGAGACTTTGTTCGAGAATCTGAAGTCGATGAGAAAACTTGGTTCTTGAGGTTGGTCGATGGGACAATCAACAGTGACTTGGCTTACCACGAGGATGAAGTGGTTGCATGCTTTAGGTTAACCTATGGTTGTGTCTCTTCCTTGCCTCAGAAGCGACCGTCCATGAAAGAAGTTGTTCAAGTCCTAGAGAAAATATCTGTTTAG